A part of Halalkalicoccus tibetensis genomic DNA contains:
- a CDS encoding TrmB family transcriptional regulator codes for MSPELLTQKATATNDPLPAELDSGNSKLVYLYLSIVEEATVDDLQAALDIQQLTLFPTLRTLEGEDLIERTGETVTIAA; via the coding sequence ATGAGCCCGGAACTACTCACCCAGAAGGCAACCGCGACCAACGACCCACTCCCTGCTGAACTCGACTCAGGAAATTCCAAACTCGTCTACCTGTATCTCAGTATCGTCGAGGAAGCAACAGTCGACGACCTCCAAGCGGCACTGGACATCCAGCAGCTCACGTTGTTCCCCACGCTGAGAACGCTTGAAGGCGAGGATCTCATCGAGCGCACCGG